In the genome of Methanopyrus kandleri AV19, one region contains:
- the mcrA gene encoding coenzyme-B sulfoethylthiotransferase subunit alpha, which yields MSSAEEKLFMKALKEKFEESPEEKYTKFYIFGGWKQSERKKEFKEWADKIVEERGVPHYNPDIGVPLGQRKLMSYQVSGTDVFVEGDDLHFVNNAAMQQMWDDIRRTVIVGMDTAHRVLERRLGKEVTPETINEYMETLNHALPGGAVVQEHMVEIHPGLTWDCYAKIITGDLELADEIDDKFLIDIEKLFPEEQAEQLIKAIGNRTYQVCRMPTIVGHVCDGATMYRWAAMQIAMSFICAYKIAAGEAAVSDFAFASKHAEVINMGEMLPARRARGENEPGGVPFGVLADCVQTMRKYPDDPAKVALEVIAAGAMLYDQIWLGSYMSGGVGFTQYATAVYTDNILDDYVYYGLEYVEDKYGIAEAEPSMDVVKDVATEVTLYGLEQYERYPAAMETHFGGSQRAAVCAAAAGCSTAFATGHAQAGLNGWYLSQILHKEGHGRLGFYGYALQDQCGAANSLSVRSDEGLPLELRGPNYPNYAMNVGHLGEYAGIVQAAHAARGDAFCVHPVIKVAFADENLVFDFTEPRKEFAKGALREFEPAGERDLIVPAE from the coding sequence ATGTCCTCGGCTGAGGAGAAGCTCTTCATGAAGGCGCTCAAGGAGAAGTTCGAGGAGAGCCCCGAGGAGAAGTACACCAAGTTCTACATCTTCGGTGGTTGGAAGCAGTCCGAGCGTAAGAAGGAGTTCAAGGAGTGGGCTGACAAGATCGTCGAGGAGCGTGGAGTCCCGCACTACAACCCGGACATCGGTGTTCCACTCGGCCAGCGTAAGCTCATGTCCTACCAGGTCTCCGGTACGGACGTGTTCGTCGAGGGTGACGACCTGCACTTCGTGAACAACGCCGCGATGCAGCAGATGTGGGACGACATCCGCCGCACCGTCATCGTCGGAATGGACACCGCCCACCGCGTGCTGGAGCGCCGACTGGGTAAGGAGGTCACCCCGGAGACCATCAACGAGTACATGGAGACCCTGAACCACGCGCTACCGGGTGGTGCGGTCGTCCAGGAGCACATGGTGGAGATCCACCCGGGTCTGACCTGGGACTGTTACGCCAAGATCATTACCGGTGACCTCGAGCTCGCCGACGAGATCGACGACAAGTTCCTGATCGACATCGAGAAGCTGTTCCCGGAGGAGCAGGCCGAGCAGCTGATCAAGGCGATCGGCAACAGGACGTACCAGGTCTGCCGCATGCCGACGATCGTGGGCCACGTCTGTGACGGAGCGACCATGTACCGATGGGCCGCGATGCAGATCGCGATGTCGTTCATCTGCGCGTACAAGATCGCGGCCGGAGAGGCGGCCGTGTCGGACTTCGCGTTCGCGAGCAAGCACGCCGAGGTAATCAACATGGGTGAGATGCTGCCGGCGCGGCGAGCCCGAGGTGAGAACGAGCCCGGTGGCGTCCCGTTCGGCGTACTGGCAGACTGCGTGCAGACGATGAGGAAGTACCCGGACGACCCGGCCAAGGTCGCGCTGGAGGTGATCGCCGCCGGAGCGATGCTCTACGACCAGATCTGGCTAGGATCCTACATGTCAGGAGGTGTCGGTTTCACGCAGTACGCGACGGCCGTGTACACTGATAACATCCTGGACGACTACGTGTACTACGGTCTCGAGTACGTCGAGGACAAGTACGGAATCGCCGAGGCCGAGCCGAGCATGGACGTGGTGAAGGACGTCGCGACCGAGGTCACCCTGTACGGTCTGGAGCAGTACGAGCGGTACCCGGCCGCCATGGAGACGCACTTCGGAGGTTCACAGCGAGCCGCCGTCTGTGCGGCCGCCGCGGGCTGCAGTACCGCCTTCGCGACCGGTCACGCGCAGGCAGGACTCAACGGTTGGTACCTGTCGCAGATCCTGCACAAGGAGGGTCACGGTCGTCTAGGATTCTACGGGTACGCCCTACAGGACCAGTGTGGTGCGGCCAACTCGCTGAGCGTGAGGAGCGACGAGGGACTGCCGCTCGAGCTGCGTGGTCCGAACTACCCGAACTACGCGATGAACGTGGGTCACCTGGGCGAGTACGCGGGTATCGTGCAGGCGGCGCACGCGGCGCGAGGCGACGCGTTCTGTGTGCACCCGGTGATCAAGGTGGCGTTCGCCGACGAGAACCTGGTCTTCGACTTCACGGAGCCGAGGAAGGAGTTCGCAAAGGGCGCGTTGCGAGAGTTCGAGCCCGCGGGCGAGCGAGACCTCATCGTGCCCGCGGAGTAA